The following are encoded in a window of Mumia flava genomic DNA:
- a CDS encoding NAD(P)-dependent alcohol dehydrogenase codes for MIEQIPSTAPAAYHERYGAPRLVGQRELAVPAPPDDGVVVRVRAAGINRGDGLAIEGIPYAARLSYGITRPKHRVPGTDVAGVVAAVGPDVTTLTVGDAVYGWARGAFARYAAASAGDLTRKPDTLTYEEAAAVPTAAVTALQALRLAGIESGRASGQRVLAIGASGGVGSFAVQLATAYGAVVTGVCSNRNVDLVRSFGARHVVDYTQADPTAERRRYDAVLDLAGRAPLTRARRTLRRGGTYVVVGGGEPRSLTGLRRFAAAVLLSPFGPERLRPLFASPEPADLEVVTGLLASGDVAPYVEAAYDLRDAADAVEYVHRGRARGKVVLVP; via the coding sequence ATGATCGAACAGATTCCGAGCACCGCCCCCGCGGCGTACCACGAGCGGTACGGCGCCCCGCGTCTCGTCGGGCAGCGCGAGCTCGCGGTGCCCGCTCCCCCGGACGACGGCGTGGTCGTACGGGTCCGCGCCGCCGGCATCAACCGCGGCGACGGGCTCGCGATCGAAGGCATCCCGTACGCCGCCCGCCTGTCCTACGGCATCACGCGCCCGAAGCACCGGGTCCCGGGGACGGACGTCGCCGGTGTCGTCGCCGCGGTCGGACCGGACGTCACGACGCTGACGGTCGGCGACGCGGTGTACGGGTGGGCGCGCGGCGCCTTCGCCCGGTACGCCGCCGCGTCGGCCGGCGACCTGACGCGCAAGCCGGACACCCTCACGTACGAGGAGGCGGCCGCCGTCCCGACCGCAGCGGTGACCGCGCTCCAGGCGTTGCGCCTCGCCGGAATCGAGTCCGGGCGCGCGTCGGGCCAGCGCGTCCTCGCGATCGGAGCCTCCGGCGGTGTCGGATCCTTCGCCGTCCAGCTCGCCACGGCGTACGGGGCGGTGGTGACCGGCGTGTGCAGCAACCGCAACGTCGACCTGGTCCGTTCCTTCGGCGCCCGCCACGTCGTCGACTACACGCAGGCGGACCCGACCGCCGAGCGCCGCCGGTACGACGCGGTGCTCGATCTCGCCGGCCGCGCGCCGCTCACCCGTGCCCGCCGGACGCTGCGGCGCGGTGGGACGTACGTCGTCGTCGGGGGTGGCGAACCCCGCTCCCTCACCGGCCTGCGTCGCTTCGCTGCCGCGGTCCTGCTCTCGCCCTTCGGTCCCGAGCGGCTGCGACCGCTGTTCGCGTCGCCCGAGCCCGCCGACCTCGAGGTCGTCACCGGCCTGCTCGCGTCCGGCGACGTCGCTCCGTACGTCGAAGCGGCGTACGACCTGCGCGACGCCGCCGACGCCGTCGAGTACGTCCACCGCGGGCGCGCCCGGGGGAAGGTCGTCCTCGTTCCCTGA
- a CDS encoding DUF4386 domain-containing protein has product MTATTAPSNAAPSTPAPHTETRRARLRRLTKVAGWLYLAIFVVYPLATLVRSSLVVPGDAATTAANIHDNETLFRWGMAGEASIVLIEIVLAAVLYALLRPVSRSMSLAASLARVAEAVVMAAGCLVTSILSLVVVNAGGYAAAFDADQRNALVMVFQEANDDIVLVWGFFFALSLLLTGWLVVRSGFLPRIPGLLLALAGAGYLLQSFGTFVAPGMTDVWATVVLVVAIPGELVFALWLLIKGVDEDAWSESAARAQRTQL; this is encoded by the coding sequence ATGACCGCCACCACCGCACCCTCGAACGCCGCACCGTCCACACCTGCGCCGCACACCGAGACCCGCCGAGCCCGCCTGCGCCGCCTCACCAAGGTGGCCGGCTGGCTGTACCTCGCGATCTTCGTGGTCTACCCGCTCGCGACGCTCGTCCGCTCGAGCCTCGTGGTCCCGGGGGACGCCGCGACCACGGCCGCCAACATCCACGACAACGAGACCCTGTTCCGCTGGGGCATGGCCGGCGAGGCCTCGATCGTGCTGATCGAGATCGTCCTGGCCGCGGTGCTGTACGCGCTGCTGCGGCCCGTCAGCCGTTCGATGTCGCTCGCAGCGTCGCTCGCTCGGGTCGCCGAGGCGGTGGTGATGGCCGCCGGCTGTCTCGTCACCAGCATCCTCAGCCTCGTCGTCGTGAACGCGGGCGGGTACGCCGCGGCGTTCGACGCCGACCAGCGCAACGCCCTCGTGATGGTCTTCCAGGAGGCCAACGACGACATCGTTCTCGTGTGGGGGTTCTTCTTCGCGCTCTCGCTGCTGCTCACCGGGTGGCTGGTCGTCCGGTCGGGCTTCCTGCCCCGCATCCCGGGCCTGCTGCTCGCACTCGCCGGGGCGGGCTACCTGCTGCAGAGCTTCGGCACGTTCGTCGCGCCGGGCATGACCGACGTCTGGGCGACGGTCGTGCTGGTCGTGGCGATCCCGGGCGAGCTCGTGTTCGCGCTCTGGCTGCTGATCAAGGGCGTCGACGAGGACGCGTGGTCGGAGTCGGCTGCGCGGGCGCAGCGCACGCAGCTCTGA
- a CDS encoding alpha/beta hydrolase family protein, whose amino-acid sequence MIAIRRTIRTVVLAVVVAGVLLVGIAANAGAYLMDFTAPAAGREPAAYAGLSHARPGPYGVGLHRFRTDEAPLDLTVWYPARVGSADEPALTYTYGVAMLSASSPTALATYGGQARLHATPETVGGPYPLVVLSSGFAITPESYGWLAEHLASYGLVVVAPDHREALDPRRLWEATRDRPDDVAATRAYVASAAFGDGELGGVVDPDTVAVVGHSYGGATALAAGGARVDADAFDAACTEAGGDGPLGLLCDALLPRLGDIAGGTQERPSGSPVDAVVSLAGDAAMFGRPGLAAVTAPVLTIGGTADHDSPFAWTSALAYESVGSARRTEVALEGAGHFVFTGPCARARRGLAVMPTGFCSDPAWERHQGHAVVRHYVAAFLLAELDRDVAARTALAPGRATPDGVRFRATGS is encoded by the coding sequence ATGATCGCGATCCGTCGCACGATTCGGACGGTCGTCCTGGCCGTCGTCGTGGCCGGGGTCCTGCTCGTCGGGATCGCCGCGAACGCCGGCGCGTACCTGATGGACTTCACCGCGCCCGCCGCCGGACGGGAGCCGGCGGCGTACGCCGGGCTGAGCCATGCGCGACCCGGCCCGTACGGCGTGGGGCTGCACCGGTTCCGGACGGACGAGGCGCCGCTGGACCTGACGGTCTGGTACCCGGCCCGCGTGGGGTCGGCCGACGAGCCCGCGCTCACCTACACCTACGGCGTGGCGATGCTGAGCGCGAGCAGTCCGACCGCGCTTGCGACCTACGGCGGGCAGGCACGCCTGCACGCCACCCCCGAGACGGTGGGTGGCCCGTACCCGCTGGTCGTTCTCTCGTCGGGATTCGCGATCACGCCCGAGAGCTACGGCTGGCTCGCTGAGCACCTCGCGTCGTACGGGCTGGTGGTGGTCGCGCCCGACCACAGGGAGGCGCTGGACCCACGGCGGCTGTGGGAGGCGACGCGGGACCGCCCCGACGACGTCGCGGCCACCCGGGCGTACGTCGCGTCGGCTGCCTTCGGCGACGGCGAGCTCGGCGGGGTCGTCGACCCGGACACGGTCGCGGTCGTCGGCCACTCGTACGGCGGGGCGACCGCGCTCGCGGCGGGAGGCGCGAGGGTCGACGCGGACGCGTTCGACGCCGCGTGCACCGAGGCCGGCGGCGACGGGCCGCTCGGGCTCCTGTGCGACGCGCTGCTCCCGCGGCTCGGCGACATCGCGGGCGGGACGCAGGAGCGCCCGTCGGGCTCGCCCGTCGACGCGGTCGTGTCGCTCGCCGGTGATGCCGCGATGTTCGGACGCCCCGGGCTCGCGGCCGTGACCGCCCCGGTGCTCACGATCGGCGGTACGGCGGACCACGACTCGCCGTTCGCGTGGACCTCCGCCCTGGCGTACGAGTCGGTGGGGAGCGCACGGAGGACCGAGGTGGCGCTCGAAGGCGCCGGGCACTTCGTGTTCACCGGCCCGTGCGCCCGAGCGCGTCGGGGTCTGGCGGTGATGCCGACCGGGTTCTGCTCGGACCCGGCCTGGGAACGGCATCAGGGGCACGCGGTGGTGAGGCACTACGTCGCGGCGTTCCTGCTCGCCGAGCTCGACCGGGACGTCGCCGCTCGTACGGCGCTAGCACCGGGCCGCGCCACGCCGGACGGCGTCCGGTTCCGCGCGACCGGCTCGTGA